The Klebsiella africana sequence ATTGTCAGCGAACTGGACAAACACATTATCGGTCAGGACGCCGCCAAGCGTTCTGTTGCTATCGCTCTGCGTAACCGCTGGCGCCGGATGCAGCTTAACGAAGAGCTGCGTCATGAAGTCACGCCGAAAAACATTCTGATGATCGGCCCAACCGGCGTTGGTAAAACCGAAATCGCCCGTCGTCTGGCGAAACTGGCCAACGCGCCGTTTATTAAAGTTGAAGCGACCAAGTTCACCGAAGTGGGCTATGTCGGTAAAGAAGTGGATTCTATCATCCGCGATCTGACCGACGCGGCGATCAAAATGGTTCGCATGCAGTCCATCGATAAAAACCGTTACCGCGCGGAAGAGCTGGCGGAAGAGCGCGTGCTTGACGTGCTGATCCCTCCGGCAAAAAACAACTGGGGCCAGGCTGAACAGCCGCAGGAACCGTCTGCAGCGCGCCAGGCGTTCCGCAAGAAACTGCGTGAAGGCCAGCTGGACGATAAAGAGATCGAAATCGATCTTGCTGCGGCACCAATGGGCGTTGAAATCATGTCCCCTCCGGGCATGGAAGAGATGACCAGCCAGCTGCAGTCCATGTTCCAGAACCTCGGTGGCCAGAAGCAGAAACCGCGTAAGCTGAAAATCAAAGACGCCATGAAGCTGCTGATTGAAGAAGAAGCGGCCAAACTGGTCAATCCGGAAGAGCTGAAGCAGGAAGCCATCGACGCTGTAGAGCAGCACGGTATCGTCTTTATCGACGAAATCGACAAAATCTGTAAGCGCGGCGGCAACACCTCCGGCCCGGACGTGTCTCGCGAAGGCGTACAGCGCGACCTGCTGCCGCTGGTGGAAGGCTGCACCGTCTCCACCAAGCACGGGATGGTCAAGACCGACCACATCCTGTTTATCGCCTCCGGCGCGTTCCAGGTGGCCAGTCCGTCCGATCTGATCCCGGAACTGCAGGGGCGTCTGCCGATCCGCGTTGAGCTGAAAGCGCTGACCACCCAGGACTTCGAGCGCATCCTGACCGAGCCGAATGCCTCCATCACCGTGCAGTACAAGGCGCTGATGGCGACCGAAGGGGTGAATATCGAATTCACCGAAGACGGTATCAAGCGCATCGCCCAGGCTGCATGGCAGGTAAACGAAACCACCGAGAACATCGGTGCGCGTCGCCTGCACACCGTGCTGGAGCGCCTGGTGGAAGATATTTCCTATGATGCCAGCGAGATGAACGGCCAGACCGTCACTATTGATGCCGAATATGTGAGTAAACACCTGGATGTTCTGGTGGCAGATGAAGATCTGAGCCGTTTTATCCTATAATCCGGTGCAATGCATTTTCATCACTGTTGATGGGGGCTATAGCCCCCATTTTTATTGGCTAAAATAACTATGACTGATATCAGCCGTTCACAGGCGTGGCTGGAAAGCTTGCGTCCTAAAACGTTACCGTTGGCATTTGCCGCGATTATTGTTGGCACTACCCTGGCCTGGGAACAGGGCCAT is a genomic window containing:
- the hslU gene encoding HslU--HslV peptidase ATPase subunit; amino-acid sequence: MSEMTPREIVSELDKHIIGQDAAKRSVAIALRNRWRRMQLNEELRHEVTPKNILMIGPTGVGKTEIARRLAKLANAPFIKVEATKFTEVGYVGKEVDSIIRDLTDAAIKMVRMQSIDKNRYRAEELAEERVLDVLIPPAKNNWGQAEQPQEPSAARQAFRKKLREGQLDDKEIEIDLAAAPMGVEIMSPPGMEEMTSQLQSMFQNLGGQKQKPRKLKIKDAMKLLIEEEAAKLVNPEELKQEAIDAVEQHGIVFIDEIDKICKRGGNTSGPDVSREGVQRDLLPLVEGCTVSTKHGMVKTDHILFIASGAFQVASPSDLIPELQGRLPIRVELKALTTQDFERILTEPNASITVQYKALMATEGVNIEFTEDGIKRIAQAAWQVNETTENIGARRLHTVLERLVEDISYDASEMNGQTVTIDAEYVSKHLDVLVADEDLSRFIL